In Blastocatellia bacterium, the following are encoded in one genomic region:
- a CDS encoding 2Fe-2S iron-sulfur cluster-binding protein, producing MEAKEATGSAVIDERPEAAQKVYQVTFLRKGEAPVTVEYQPGVTPYHEHGREGSLLDIALNYGIDLEHSCGGNCACTTCHVIVKQGEANLTEMDEDEEDRVYMADSVTLHSRLGCQAVVRGDVTVEIAD from the coding sequence ATGGAAGCAAAAGAAGCAACCGGCAGCGCCGTGATCGATGAACGGCCGGAGGCCGCACAAAAAGTGTATCAGGTTACATTCTTGCGCAAAGGCGAAGCGCCGGTGACGGTCGAATACCAGCCGGGCGTGACGCCGTACCACGAACACGGCAGGGAAGGCTCGCTGCTCGACATCGCGCTCAACTATGGCATCGATCTTGAGCACTCGTGCGGCGGCAACTGCGCCTGCACGACCTGTCACGTCATCGTCAAACAGGGCGAAGCGAACCTGACAGAGATGGACGAGGACGAAGAAGACCGCGTCTACATGGCCGACAGCGTCACCCTGCATTCGCGGCTCGGCTGTCAGGCGGTCGTCCGCGGCGATGTGACGGTCGAGATCGCTGATTGA